From a single Sphaeramia orbicularis chromosome 4, fSphaOr1.1, whole genome shotgun sequence genomic region:
- the LOC115417697 gene encoding DET1- and DDB1-associated protein 1, whose translation MEKADFLKGLPVYNKSNFSRFHADSVCKASNRRPSVYLPTREYPSEQIIVTEKTNILLRYLHQQWDKKNAAKKREQEQGEGDSPAPPRKIARTDSQEMNEDS comes from the exons ATGGAGAAG GCTGATTTCTTGAAAGGACTTCCCGTCTACAATAAGAGCAACTTTAGCAGGTTTCATGCAGACTCTGTTTGTAAAGCATCT AATCGGAGGCCCTCTGTGTACCTTCCGACACGTGAATACCCATCTGAACAGA TTATTGTGACAGAGAAAACTAATATCCTCCTGCGTTACCTTCATCAGCAGTGGGACAAAAAG AATGCAGCAAAGAAAAGGGAACAGGAACAAGGTGAGGGCGACAGTCCGGCACCGCCAAGGAAAATCGCCAGGACAGATAGTCAAGAGATGAACGAGGActcataa